A genomic region of Anopheles coustani chromosome 3, idAnoCousDA_361_x.2, whole genome shotgun sequence contains the following coding sequences:
- the LOC131272178 gene encoding adrenodoxin-like protein 2, mitochondrial has product MFRLAVTSRICLQLVRRELSTLQAPNAYVKFAPITSAFTSTRRAAHTTNGTVSPARSLSTSQPKLQSEEVEVTFVRANGERVKVKGKIGDSLLDVVVNNNIDFEGFGACEGTLTCSTCHLIFSKPDYDRLPEKPSDEELDMLDLAYELTDTSRLGCQITLSKDLQGLEVRVPATINDARS; this is encoded by the exons ATGTTCCGACTAGCGGTTACATCACGCATTTGTCTGCAGCTCGTCCGAAGGGAGCTTTCGACCCTTCAGGCGCCCAATGCTTACGTGAAATTTGCACCGATCACTTCCGCCTTCACCAGCACCAGAAGGGCAGCACATACGACAAATGGCACCGTCAGCCCTGCGAGATCGTTGTCTACATCCCAGCCCAAACTGCAAAGTGAAGA aGTTGAGGTGACATTCGTGCGAGCCAATGGGGAGAGGGTTAAAGTTAAGGGCAAGATAGGAGACTCACTGCTGGACGTGGTGGTGAACAACAACATCGATTTCGAAGGGTTCGGCGCCTGCGAAGGTACCCTCACCTGCTCCACTTGCCATCTGATCTTCTCCAAGCCGGACTACGATCGGCTGCCGGAGAAACCGAGCGACGAAGAGCTGGACATGTTGGATCTGGCGTACGAATTAACCGACACCTCGCGGCTCGGTTGTCAAATCACGCTGTCGAAGGACCTGCAGGGACTGGAGGTGCGCGTGCCGGCCACGATCAACGATGCCAGAAGCTAG
- the LOC131260469 gene encoding 26S proteasome regulatory subunit 4: MGQNQSAGSGGDKKDDKDKKKKYEPPIPTRVGKKKRKAKGPDAALKLPQVTPHTRCRLKLLKLERIKDYLLMEEEFIRNQERLKPQEEKNEEERSKVDDLRGSPMSVGTLEEIIDDNHAIVSTSVGSEHYVSILSFVDKDQLEPGCSVLLNHKVHAVVGVLGDDTDPMVTVMKLEKAPQETYADIGGLDTQIQEIKESVELPLTHPEYYEEMGIKPPKGVILYGAPGTGKTLLAKAVANQTSATFLRVVGSELIQKYLGDGPKLVRELFRVAEEHAPSIVFIDEIDAVGTKRYDSNSGGEREIQRTMLELLNQLDGFDSRGDVKVIMATNRIETLDPALIRPGRIDRKIEFPLPDEKTKRRIFNIHTARMTLAEDVNLSELIMAKDDLSGADIKAICTEAGLMALRERRMKVTNEDFKKSKESVLYRKKEGTPEGLYM, from the coding sequence ATGGGACAAAATCAGTCTGCTGGCAGCGGAGGCGATAAAAAGGATGATaaggacaaaaagaaaaagtacgaGCCTCCGATTCCGACGAGGGTCGGTAAAAAGAAGCGCAAGGCAAAGGGACCCGATGCAGCGCTGAAGCTGCCCCAAGTCACCCCACACACCCGCTGCCGGTTGAAGCTACTGAAGCTGGAGCGCATCAAGGATTATCTGCTGATGGAGGAGGAGTTCATCCGCAACCAGGAAAGACTGAAGCCACAGGAAGAGAAGAACGAGGAGGAACGCTCGAAGGTGGACGACCTGCGCGGGTCGCCGATGTCGGTCGGAACGCTCGAGGAGATCATCGACGACAATCATGCGATTGTGTCCACCTCGGTGGGTAGCGAGCACTACGTCAGCATTCTGTCCTTCGTGGACAAGGATCAGCTGGAACCGGGCTGCTCGGTGCTGCTCAACCACAAGGTGCATGCGGTGGTCGGAGTGCTTGGTGACGACACGGATCCGATGGTGACGGTGATGAAGCTCGAGAAGGCACCGCAAGAAACGTACGCCGACATCGGAGGGCTTGACACACAGATTCAGGAGATCAAAGAGTCGGTAGAACTCCCGCTGACGCATCCGGAATACTATGAGGAAATGGGCATCAAACCTCCGAAGGGCGTCATTCTGTACGGAGCTCCGGGAACGGGTAAAACTCTTCTGGCCAAGGCTGTCGCGAACCAAACGTCCGCTACGTTCCTGCGAGTTGTGGGCTCGGAGCTGATCCAGAAATATCTCGGCGATGGACCGAAGCTCGTGCGCGAGCTGTTCCGTGTGGCCGAAGAACACGCTCCCTCGATTGTGTTCATCGATGAAATCGACGCCGTGGGCACTAAACGGTACGATTCCAACTCCGGTGGAGAGCGCGAAATTCAACGTACGATGTTGGAGCTGCTCAACCAGCTGGATGGGTTCGATTCGCGTGGGGATGTGAAGGTGATCATGGCTACAAACCGTATCGAGACTCTCGACCCCGCCTTGATCCGTCCTGGGCGTATCGATCGAAAGATCGAGTTTCCGCTCCCCGATGAGAAGACGAAACGGCGCATTTTCAACATCCACACTGCACGCATGACGCTGGCCGAGGACGTGAATCTTTCGGAGCTGATCATGGCCAAGGATGACTTGTCCGGAGCGGACATCAAGGCGATCTGTACGGAGGCAGGATTAATGGCACTGAGAGAGCGCCGTATGAAGGTCACCAACGAGGATTTTAAGAAGTCGAAGGAAAGCGTCCTGTAccggaagaaggaaggaacgCCAGAGGGATTGTATATGTAG
- the LOC131260468 gene encoding 26S proteasome regulatory subunit 4, translating into MGQNQSAGSGGDKKDDKDKKKKYEPPIPTRVGKKKRKAKGPDAALKLPQVTPHTRCRLKLLKLERIKDYLLMEEEFIRNQERLKPQEEKNEEERSKVDDLRGSPMSVGTLEEIIDDNHAIVSTSVGSEHYVSILSFVDKDQLEPGCSVLLNHKVHAVVGVLGDDTDPMVTVMKLEKAPQETYADIGGLDTQIQEIKESVELPLTHPEYYEEMGIKPPKGVILYGAPGTGKTLLAKAVANQTSATFLRVVGSELIQKYLGDGPKLVRELFRVAEEHAPSIVFIDEIDAVGTKRYDSNSGGEREIQRTMLELLNQLDGFDSRGDVKVIMATNRIETLDPALIRPGRIDRKIEFPLPDEKTKRRIFNIHTARMTLAEDVNLSELIMAKDDLSGADIKAICTEAGLMALRERRMKVTNEDFKKSKESVLYRKKEGTPEGLYM; encoded by the coding sequence ATGGGACAAAATCAGTCTGCTGGCAGCGGAGGCGATAAAAAGGATGATaaggacaaaaagaaaaagtacgaGCCTCCGATTCCGACGAGGGTCGGTAAAAAGAAGCGCAAGGCAAAGGGACCCGATGCAGCGCTGAAGCTGCCCCAAGTCACCCCACACACCCGCTGCCGGTTGAAGCTATTGAAGCTGGAGCGCATCAAGGATTATCTGCTGATGGAGGAGGAGTTCATCCGCAACCAGGAAAGACTGAAGCCACAGGAAGAGAAGAACGAGGAGGAACGCTCGAAGGTGGACGACCTGCGCGGGTCGCCGATGTCGGTCGGAACGCTCGAGGAGATCATCGACGACAATCATGCGATTGTGTCCACCTCGGTGGGTAGCGAGCACTACGTCAGCATTCTGTCCTTTGTGGACAAGGATCAGCTGGAACCGGGCTGCTCGGTGCTGCTCAACCACAAGGTGCATGCGGTGGTCGGAGTGCTTGGTGACGACACGGATCCGATGGTGACGGTGATGAAGCTCGAGAAGGCACCGCAAGAAACGTACGCCGACATCGGAGGGCTTGACACACAGATTCAGGAGATCAAAGAGTCGGTAGAACTTCCGCTGACGCATCCGGAATACTATGAGGAAATGGGCATCAAACCTCCGAAGGGCGTCATTCTGTACGGAGCTCCGGGAACGGGTAAAACTCTTCTGGCCAAGGCTGTCGCGAACCAAACGTCCGCTACGTTCCTGCGAGTTGTGGGCTCGGAGCTGATCCAGAAATATCTCGGCGATGGACCGAAGCTCGTGCGCGAGCTGTTCCGTGTGGCCGAAGAACACGCTCCCTCGATTGTGTTCATCGATGAAATCGACGCCGTGGGCACTAAACGGTACGATTCCAACTCCGGTGGAGAGCGCGAAATTCAACGTACGATGTTGGAGCTGCTCAACCAGCTGGATGGGTTCGATTCGCGTGGGGATGTGAAGGTGATCATGGCTACAAACCGTATCGAAACTCTCGACCCCGCCTTGATCCGTCCTGGGCGTATCGATCGAAAGATCGAGTTTCCGCTCCCCGATGAGAAGACGAAACGGCGCATTTTCAACATCCACACTGCACGCATGACGCTGGCCGAGGACGTGAATCTTTCGGAGCTGATCATGGCCAAGGATGACTTGTCCGGAGCGGACATCAAGGCGATCTGTACGGAGGCAGGATTAATGGCACTGAGAGAGCGCCGTATGAAGGTCACCAACGAGGATTTTAAGAAGTCGAAGGAAAGCGTCCTGTAccggaagaaggaaggaacgCCAGAGGGACTCTATATGTAA
- the LOC131272848 gene encoding nibrin — MWYLTNKKTQHVYYLVAQPFGHTVGRVKTDLVISDDDSISRQHAMLLPDKDVIKLTDTGSRYGTYVNGNIAKIVCISKDQPTLLKVGDMVQFGRCASLWTVGRVSFRCLTSTLAMSNAFKALLQKLEAEVLPTFAGGVTHLIMPTISVTTKLLTCLVAQVPVVSPAYFEVVSACVAQGKTLPPVSDFVPTCLESDIKNDPQMFQPKSARSELFKDREFIFLSTTQGKQYETIIELAGGICRSAQREKIAKTHFVKPNVVTIKLKEAGPSQSQSQSLDSLDKQFTARGLRMIPEVEIGLAVLYASTEKYCNPSYKFAFNVEVCNEPEPLGTEDILAKNSMNSETVDGRRNVKIEQNTIPETEPSTDGSERAATFPSTMRNDVEFTCPKAIEPIASSSMQEPSGLRRSKRFPEKETSEGQGAHPDKDSFQEPKRPRRGTVTSPSKSIPKAKPTEVQKNDTPVTSVSDTVPVESAPQIVSSQPIAPSGFQAVKRQQPAAADADRPTSSTRASTRRRANILLEAEDDDLFNFDGIAPRKKPRTTVSTAPAPAVKNNSKSSAGDEDDLFSMDDNLPSQRRRGTSSRNTNTRPLPDSGVAPESNKTPPTDTIDTTDVSQKSNQTNSASISARYREFMKPVENSNIGWLSSSMSGFKLDGNDDDHESSTLSSSVKIKLEPHDSTDGMNGVMAAEDKRWIAGMSNIFQVQERSMNLVANLPPTHNDMLVGQDRSLCLPNGVRNFKAFVKKQNYKGQQTSVLLKLVCALDESQAA, encoded by the exons atgTGGTACCtgacgaataaaaaaacac AACATGTTTACTATCTGGTTGCACAGCCTTTCGGACATACGGTGGGTCGAGTAAAAACGGATTTAGTGATCTCGGACGATGACTCTATTAGTCGTCAGCATGCAATGCTACTGCCGGACAAGGATGTAATCAAACTAACCGATACCGGCTCCCGTTACGGGACCTACGTGAACGGTAACATTGCAAAAATTGTGTGCATCAGCAAGGACCAGCCCACGCTGCTGAAAGTGGGAGACATGGTCCAGTTCGGTCGCTGCGCCTCCCTCTGGACAGTAGGAAGGGTTTCATTTCGTTGCCTCACTTCTACCCTTGCAATGAGCAACGCTTTCAAAGCTCTACTGCAAAAACTAGAAGCGGAAGTGCTTCCCACCTTCGCTGGCGGAGTAACACACCTGATTATGCCGACTATAAGCGTTACCACCAAATTGTTAACGTGTTTAGTCGCCCAAGTGCCCGTCGTCAGCCCGGCGTACTTTGAAGTGGTTAGCGCATGTGTTGCTCAGGGTAAAACCTTGCCGCCGGTGTCCGATTTTGTACCGACATGCTTGGAAAGCGACATCAAAAACGATCCCCAAATGTTTCAACCGAAATCGGCGCGTTCCGAACTCTTTAAGGACAgggaatttattttcttaagcaCCACGCAAGGCAAACAATACGAAACCATCATTGAGCTGGCCGGAGGCATCTGTCGGTCGGCGCAGCGTGAGAAGATCGCCAAAACGCACTTCGTCAAGCCGAACGTAGTGACGATCAAGCTGAAGGAGGCCGGACCCTCGCAGTCGCAATCGCAATCGCTCGATTCGTTGGACAAACAGTTCACTGCTCGTGGCCTCCGCATGATACCCGAGGTGGAAATCGGGCTTGCCGTTCTGTACGCTTCGACGGAGAAGTACTGCAATCCATCGTATAAATTTGCATTCAACGTGGAGGTGTGCAACGAGCCGGAACCGCTCGGTACGGAAGATATTCTGGCAAAGAACAGCATGAACTCAGAGACAGTTGATGGGCGTAGAAATGTTAAGATCGAGCAGAACACCATTCCTGAAACGGAACCCAGCACCGACGGATCAGAAAGAGCCGCAACGTTCCCTAGTACGATGAGAAATGATGTTGAGTTCACATGCCCAAAGGCAATTGAGCCAATCGCCTCCTCTTCCATGCAAGAACCGTCAGGGCTAAGAAGATCAAAACGTTTCCCAGAAAAGGAAACGAGCGAAGGGCAGGGCGCCCACCCCGATAAGGATTCGTTCCAAGAACCGAAGCGTCCCCGACGTGGTACAGTCACTTCACCCAGTAAGAGTATTCCTAAGGCTAAGCCAACGGAAGTGCAGAAGAATGACACACCAGTTACAAGTGTTTCGGACACTGTTCCAGTGGAATCTGCTCCACAAATTGTCTCCTCTCAGCCGATTGCTCCTTCCGGATTTCAAGCGGTTAAGCGACAGCAGCCTGCAGCCGCGGATGCGGACCGTCCTACAAGCAGTACTCGAGCATCCACGCGTCGTCGTGCTAATATATTACTTGAAGCGGAAGATGATGATCTTTTTAACTTCGATGGAATAGCACCCCGTAAGAAACCGAGAACGACGGTGTCCACGGCGCCCGCTCCAGCggtaaaaaataattcaaaatcgTCTGCTGGCGATGaggatgatttgttttccatggACGATAATCTTCCTTCCCAACGGCGACGTGGAACAAGCAGCCGAAACACCAATACCAGACCACTGCCAGACTCTGGAGTTGCCCCTGAGAGTAACAAAACTCCACCCACAGACACTATAGATACCACTGATGTGTCCCAAAAAAGCAACCAAACCAACAGCGCCAGCATCTCTGCTCGTTATCGGGAATTTATGAAACCAGTCGAAAATTCCAACATCGGCTGGTTGTCCTCGTCGATGTCCGGTTTTAAGTTGGACGGAAACGACGACGATCATGAGTCATCTACGCTCTCGTCGTCAGTAAAGATCAAGCTGGAACCACACGACTCGACCGATGGAATGAATGGAGTGATGGCTGCCGAAGACAAACGATGGATTGCAGGAATGTCGAACATTTTTCAGGTCCAGGAGAGAAGCATGAATCTTGTTGCCAATCTTCCACCAACGCACAACGACATGTTGGTTGGACAGGATCGATCGTTGTGCTTACCGAATGGTGTGCGTAATTTCAAAGCTTTCGTTAAG AAACAAAACTATAAAGGCCAGCAAACCAGCGTCCTGTTGAAACTCGTTTGCGCTTTGGATGAGAGCCAAGCAGCATAA
- the LOC131272849 gene encoding uncharacterized protein LOC131272849, whose translation MALWNELNLIPPTPMTKVVSLKNIRADVLHLANTTVGMMEYFSSMKTFETAAAYVSRFCHVWKLPFRNMHGFQVMRRLNKTLLRIKGMNIFWDVHSFHEFLAADNYMGKEVKLPVRSNLEYLLVRLQGLIKLFIRVVYLTKDAASYQLKLINMAFFLSQNSIFLASMGELWSLARDACRKLNEFYTGLLAGLRILPESDEPWLPNGYNLPASLAKWLGSEWAQEIVSNANLPAIDMRKEATLMTLMNAREDGDEGVALEKIKSIVVNVDKKAKKQETPERRVKIPKRLSLADLPTDVEEVVSTKDIAAVVTPAKRKLGSAKSTLKTGSVGEAVDTTVRPAKQPRRFDASMLDGLKSKFNVKQFIEEERAKRSDKLKQPITWRVSEDEFTDFYARLMKDLNRLSSGDFVSFFKKEFVQMVGEE comes from the exons ATGGCGTTGTGGAACGAACTGAATCTTATTCCCCCTACGCCTATGACTAAAGTAGtttcattgaaaaacataCGAGCTG ATGTACTCCACTTAGCAAATACGACTGTTGGCATGATGGAGTATTTTTCGTCGATGAAAACGTTCGAAACAGCCGCTGCATACGTTTCTCGGTTTTGCCATGTGTGGAAGTTGCCGTTTCGGAACATGCACGGATTTCAAGTGATGCGACGACTAAACAAAACCCTACTCCGTATCAAGGGTATGAACATTTTTTGGGATGTCCATAGCTTCCACGAGTTTCTTGCCGCAGACAACTACATGGGGAAGGAAGTAAAGCTTCCTGTTCGTTCAAATCTGGAATACTTGCTCGTACGGCTACAAGGACTGATCAAACTGTTTATACGTGTCGTCTACCTCACTAAAGATGCTGCAAGCTATCAGTTAAAATTGATCAATATGGCTTTCTTCCTCTCTCAAAACTCAATCTTTCTCGCGTCGATGGGCGAGCTGTGGTCATTGGCGCGTGATGCATGTCGAAAGCTGAATGAATTTTACACCGGCTTACTCGCAGGCCTTCGCATTCTTCCCGAATCCGACGAGCCCTGGTTACCGAACGGTTATAACCTTCCAGCCAGCTTAGCAAAGTGGCTCGGCAGCGAGTGGGCACAGGAAATAGTCTCGAATGCTAATTTACCCGCTATTGACATGCGTAAGGAAGCGACGCTGATGACTCTTATGAACGCGAGGGAAGACGGAGATGAAGGTGTGGCACTCGAAAAAATAAAGAGCATCGTGGTAAATGTGGATAAAAAGGCCAAAAAACAGGAGACACCAGAGCGAAGAGTTAAAATACCGAAACGTTTGTCATTGGCTGACTTACCAACCGACGTTGAGGAGGTGGTCTCCACAAAGGATATAGCTGCGGTTGTTACTCCGGCGAAGAGAAAACTGGGATCAGCAAAATCGACTTTGAAAACTGGTTCCGTCGGGGAGGCGGTAGATACAACTGTTCGTCCTGCGAAGCAACCTCGCCGCTTCGATGCGAGCATGCTAGACGGTCTTAAATCCAAGTTCAATGTGAAACAATTTATCGAAGAAGAGCGTGCTAAGCGTAGCGACAAGCTCAAACAGCCGATAACCTGGAGAGTTTCCGAAGATGAATTTACTGACTTTTACGCGCGTCTGATGAAAGATTTGAATCGGCTATCATCGGGCGATTTTGTGAGCTTCTTTAAAAAAGAATTTGTACAAATGGTTGGGGAAGAGTAA
- the LOC131258673 gene encoding small ribosomal subunit protein bS6m codes for MPTYELSLILRQMSRPDMVATLKRTATAIFDKGGIIRKLDNLGTKPLPFKTSSHGLVHRTGSYFVFKFDTPPTAIDDLDEEYGRDVDIVRKRIYRADVSQQEEITCTLHDELLPPAYRKDVQKMVATAERNKTKKVFQYNTGLDYYPFQK; via the exons ATGCCTACCTATGAACTATCGTTAATTTTACGCCAAATGTCCAGG CCGGATATGGTAGCCACCCTGAAGCGCACTGCGACGGCAATATTCGACAAAGGCGGAATCATCCGGAAGCTAGACAACCTGGGCACCAAACCATTGCCCTTCAAAACGAGCTCACACGGACTGGTGCACCGGACGGGCTCGTATTTTGTGTTCAAATTTGATACCCCGCCGACGGCCATTGATGACCTAGACGAAGAGTACGGGCGAGACGTCGACATTGTCCGAAAGCGCATCTACCGGGCCGACGTGTCGCAACAGGAAGAGATTACCTGCACACTGCACGACGAATTGCTTCCGCCAGCTTACCGGAAGGATGTGCAAAAGATGGTAGCGACCGCCGAGCGGAACAAAACGAAGAAAGTGTTCCAATACAATACGGGGCTTGACTATTATCCTTTCCAAAAGTGA